The genome window ATGTCCATAGCGATAATGAAGGCGACGCTCGTCATCGCGATCTTCATGGCCGTCAAGTACAGCTCGAACTTGACGAAGCTGTTCGCGATCGGCGGCTTCGTCTGGCTGTTGCTTCTGGGCGGCATCCTGATCGACTACCTGGGACGTCCTTGGGAGCCGGTGCCGGGTTGGGAGTCTGGCGTCGAGCAGGAGCTTGGCGCGGCCACCGAGCACGAGCCTGAGTAGAAGCGGCTTCTAGGTCGATCCAGTCTGGTCCGTCAAGGTCCGCAGTTCTGTCTCGGCCCAAGCCAGGATTTCGGCAGAACCGGCTGTTTCGTCAAAGCTCTTTGTTTCGCCCCATGCAGCTTTGGTGAGACAGAGCGATATCCGAGGGCGGAACGAACCGTACGGGAGAATTCGATTCGTCCTTTGGAGCCCGCAACAGATAACCGGACTCCCAGCCTTGCGAACGACAAGAGCGGCCCCGCGCTGTAGAGCTTGCAGCTCTCCGCTCTGGCTCAGTTCGCCTTCGGGAAAGATGCAGACCGCCTCGCCGAGCTTGAGCAGTTCGATCGCGTGGCGCAGCGCAGCTCGATCCGGCTCGCCCCGCTTGACCGGAAACGTGCGGAACCAGCGAATCAACGGGCCCAGCAGCTTGATCTCGAACAGCTCGCTCTTGGCCATGAAGTGAATCGTCCTGCGGCACGCCAGTTGCACCAGGATCGGGTCGATGTCGGAGATGTGGTTTGAGAGGATCAGCACGCCTCCCTTGCGAGGCACGCGCCGCGATCCGCGAACGATCGGCGGTCCTAGCACAAGGAATATCAAAGCCGTGAAGAGACGGAGGAACGGAAGGGCAAGCCTGAGAGCGAGGCTATGCTTCAACTCGCGTTGCCAGCTCCTTGAGCGCCTCCGAAAAGGCGACGTGTTCCAGGTCCAGCACCCTCTCCGCAAGCGTTTCCACCGTGTCGTCATCGAGTACCGGGCAGCGCTTTTGCAAGATGATCTCGCCTTCGTCGTATCGGTCGTTCACCAGGTGCACGGTGCAGCCGCTCTCCGTTTCGCCAGCCGCGAGCACTGCCTCGTGCACGCGCCGCCCGTACATGCCCTTGCCTCCATACTTCGGCAGCAGCGCGGGGTGGATGTTGAGAACGCGCCCTTCGTAGCGCTGCACGATGTCCGGCGGTAGCAGGAACATATATCCGGCGAGGCAAATGATGTCGACGCCTGCGGATGACAGAGCCTGCGAAAGCTGCTCGTCGTGCGCCTCCCCCTTTGCAATGACGGTCACTGGGACGCCTAAGCTGGTGGCGCGAATGGCCGCCGGCGTAGCAGCCTTCGGCGATACGACCAGCACGGCCTCTGCCGACACGTCGCCGCTTATGCACGACGCGATCAGGCTCGCCATGTTCGTGCCGCGCCCCTTGGTTCCTACCAAGATTGCGACGCGAGGCTGGCGACCGTTGGACACGGACGGGTTTTACCCGGCGAGGCAAGGCCGCGCAGGTGAAGAACCGCGCATCCAGCTCATCGCAGAATCTTCCAAACGGCTTGATCGAACTCGACCGTGAACGGCCAGTTCACGATCGGGCGATCCACGAAAAACCCAACCCTCGTCCGCATTTGGCCTGTCCCTGGATCAATGTATCGGGCAGTGTTGCTCCAGATGTTCGCCTCGACGTACAAGTCGCTGCGCGACGAGTCGCCGTCGCTGACCGTGTCCCACGTATTGGTCGAATAGTTGAATATGCGCACGC of Armatimonadota bacterium contains these proteins:
- a CDS encoding 1-acyl-sn-glycerol-3-phosphate acyltransferase, with the translated sequence MKHSLALRLALPFLRLFTALIFLVLGPPIVRGSRRVPRKGGVLILSNHISDIDPILVQLACRRTIHFMAKSELFEIKLLGPLIRWFRTFPVKRGEPDRAALRHAIELLKLGEAVCIFPEGELSQSGELQALQRGAALVVRKAGSPVICCGLQRTNRILPYGSFRPRISLCLTKAAWGETKSFDETAGSAEILAWAETELRTLTDQTGST
- the purN gene encoding phosphoribosylglycinamide formyltransferase: MSNGRQPRVAILVGTKGRGTNMASLIASCISGDVSAEAVLVVSPKAATPAAIRATSLGVPVTVIAKGEAHDEQLSQALSSAGVDIICLAGYMFLLPPDIVQRYEGRVLNIHPALLPKYGGKGMYGRRVHEAVLAAGETESGCTVHLVNDRYDEGEIILQKRCPVLDDDTVETLAERVLDLEHVAFSEALKELATRVEA